GCACCGGTATCGGCAATGCTGAAAAAGTGAAAGAAACCCTGACTATTTTTGAGGAATACAAAATCAAACCGTTCGGAACAGAACAACGGAATTTTTACATCGAGCAATCCCTGCAGGCATTAGAACAGCTTAATCTGACGGAGGACAAGAAAACAGTCTTGAAACAACTCGTTGATTATTTGGTATTACGTAGCTTTTAACCATTCCTATTTGACACCGGTACTGTTTACCCAATCCAGTACCAGTTTCTTTTGCGCATCATTCAGTGCTGCATTCCGGTGGATGATCGTATAGCTCGTCAAAGGCATTTCATTTTCTTCTATGGCTTCTTTCACCTCCTGCAGTTTATGTTTGGCTTTCTTCTCCGGATAAGAGCCAAAATCGGAGAAATTAAGATGTTCTTTACCTTCCTTTACATGATTGCTCAACCACCAGGCAACAGGCTGTATATTGTTGTACCACGGATAAACGGTATTGTTGCTGTGACAATCGTAGCAGGATGTTTTAAGAATGGTTAAGACATCTTCCGGCACTGGATGCACTTTTGTGATATCCGTAGACAACAGTTCAGCATCTTGGTTTTTAACAGGATGGAAAAACTGAATTACAATCAATGCCAATAAGATACTCAACAAGATTTTTCTTCTCATAACCTATTATTTGTGTACTCCAATTTAGTGCATTAACGGGCAAAATACAATCCCAATCATCAAAAATTTATAACTTTGCCCAAATGAGGTACCTTCTTTTAATACTCTGTGTTTGTTATTTATCGCATAGTTATGCGATTTCCTATTTGAAAGTGATATATGTGTCCGATAAACAAACGGATTGCGATGCTTCAAAGTGCCTGCTGACACGTGATGAACCCATAGGTGAATGGAAAGCATTCAGTTATCCCATTGAAGGATTTAGTTACAAAGAAGGTTAT
The genomic region above belongs to Sphingobacteriales bacterium and contains:
- a CDS encoding heme-binding domain-containing protein; protein product: MRRKILLSILLALIVIQFFHPVKNQDAELLSTDITKVHPVPEDVLTILKTSCYDCHSNNTVYPWYNNIQPVAWWLSNHVKEGKEHLNFSDFGSYPEKKAKHKLQEVKEAIEENEMPLTSYTIIHRNAALNDAQKKLVLDWVNSTGVK
- a CDS encoding DUF4377 domain-containing protein, which codes for MSDKQTDCDASKCLLTRDEPIGEWKAFSYPIEGFSYKEGYEYCLLVEVRTSDSSTLLKYTLSEIKSKIKKTL